The proteins below come from a single Rosa rugosa chromosome 2, drRosRugo1.1, whole genome shotgun sequence genomic window:
- the LOC133729944 gene encoding lysM domain receptor-like kinase 3 isoform X1: protein MMLAEGNTQIKMFAFHVFLLLLSFTAKAKCKHGCLALASYNVLDGSNLTYISYIFSQQIPEILKYNPQVKNSDSLQTGTRINIPFSCDCLNSDFLGHTFTYLTQYSDTYNKVAQIAFANLTTEEWVHRVNTYTPTQIPDKAPINVTVNCSCGDGKISKDYGFFVTYPLRPGEGLSSVAAESGVPARLLEMYNKGSNFGSGNDLVFVPARDQNGTFPPYKSRTAGRGISRGAIIGICAGGAAAALALAIFLFSRVYRRKVVEAPFLSTPSEERYLQIQHTHVLASGITSETTSDTVALVSGSSPGLMGITVDKSVEFSYEELSKATNDFSIKIGQGGFGAVYYAELRGEKAAIKRMDMQATKEFLAELKVLTHVHHLNLVRLIGYCVEDSLFLVYEYIENGNLSQHLHGSSGLGPLPWQTRMQIALDSARGLEYIHEHTVPVYIHRDIKSANILIDKNFRAKVADFGLTKLSEYGSASLQTRLVGTFGYMPPEYAQYGDVSPKIDVYAFGVVLFELISAKEAVVRTNEYVTESRGLVDLFENVLSQPDPRKDLGKLVDPRLSSDDYSPESVYKMAQLARACTQENPQLRPSMRSIVVALMTLSSSTEEWDVGSFYENHTDLVNLMSGR from the exons ATGATGCTTGCAGAAGGAAACACACAAATCAAAATGTTCGCCTTCCAtgtatttcttcttcttctatcatTCACAGCCAAAGCTAAGTGTAAACATGGTTGCCTTGCCTTGGCCTCATACAATGTCTTGGATGGTTCAAACCTCACTTACATTAGCTACATCTTTAGCCAACAAATCCCTGAAATTCTCAAGTACAACCCTCAAGTCAAGAACTCTGATAGCCTCCAAACTGGTACTCGAATCAACATACCATTTTCTTGTGACTGCTTGAATAGTGATTTTTTGGGGCATACGTTCACCTACCTCACCCAATATAGTGATACCTATAACAAAGTTGCTCAAATCGCATTTGCTAATCTCACTACAGAAGAATGGGTGCATAGAGTGAACACTTACACACCAACTCAGATACCTGACAAAGCTCCAATTAATGTAACAGTGAACTGCTCTTGCGGTGATGGAAAGATATCAAAGGATTATGGGTTTTTCGTGACATATCCTCTTCGTCCCGGTGAGGGCTTGTCCTCTGTGGCCGCGGAGAGTGGTGTTCCAGCAAGGTTGCTGGAGATGTACAACAAAGGGTCCAACTTTGGTTCAGGCAATGACTTGGTCTTTGTGCCGGCAAGAG atCAAAATGGGACTTTTCCACCATATAAGTCAAG AACAGCTGGTAGGG GTATCTCAAGAGGAGCTATTATTGGTATATGTGCTGGAGGAGCTGCTGCTGCTCTAGCTTTGGCAATTTTCCTATTTTCTCGGGTTTATAGGAGGAAGGTAGTTGAGGCACCATTTCTTTCCACACCGTCTGAAGAGCGCTATCTTCAAATTCAACATACACATG TTTTAGCTTCTGGAATTACTTCTGAGACAACTTCTGATACAGTTGCTCTAGTTAGTGGTTCTTCTCCGGGCCTTATGGGTATAACTGTGGACAAATCAGTGGAGTTCTCATATGAAGAGCTTTCCAAAGCTACTAATGACTTCAGCATAAAAATTGGACAGGGTGGGTTTGGAGCTGTTTATTATGCAGAACTCCGAGGCGAG AAAGCAGCAATCAAAAGGATGGATATGCAAGCAACAAAAGAATTCCTTGCTGAACTGAAGGTTCTAACACATGTTCATCATTTAAACCTG GTGCGCTTGATAGGGTATTGTGTCGAGGACTCCTTGTTCCTAGTGTATGAGTACATTGAAAATGGTAACTTAAGTCAACATTTGCATGGCTCTTCTGGTCTAGGCCCATTGCCATGGCAAACCAGGATGCAAATAGCCTTAGATTCTGCAAGAGGACTAGAATATATCCACGAACACACTGTTCCTGTCTACATTCATCGTGACATCAAGTCAGCAAACATCTTAATAGACAAAAACTTCCGCGCAAAG GTTGCAGATTTCGGGCTAACAAAACTGTCTGAATATGGAAGTGCTTCACTGCAGACACGTCTTGTGGGTACATTCGGATACATGCCTCCAGA GTATGCTCAATATGGTGATGTCTCCCCCAAAATCGATGTTTATGCTTTTGGTGTTGTACTTTTTGAATTAATATCTGCCAAGGAAGCTGTTGTGAGAACAAATGAATATGTTACTGAATCGAGAGGACTTGTTGATTTG TTTGAAAATGTTCTTAGCCAGCCTGATCCGAGAAAAGATCTTGGTAAACTTGTCGACCCCAGGCTCAGCAGCGATGATTACTCACCTGAATCGGTCTACAAG ATGGCGCAACTTGCCAGAGCTTG
- the LOC133729944 gene encoding lysM domain receptor-like kinase 3 isoform X2: MMLAEGNTQIKMFAFHVFLLLLSFTAKAKCKHGCLALASYNVLDGSNLTYISYIFSQQIPEILKYNPQVKNSDSLQTVNCSCGDGKISKDYGFFVTYPLRPGEGLSSVAAESGVPARLLEMYNKGSNFGSGNDLVFVPARDQNGTFPPYKSRTAGRGISRGAIIGICAGGAAAALALAIFLFSRVYRRKVVEAPFLSTPSEERYLQIQHTHVLASGITSETTSDTVALVSGSSPGLMGITVDKSVEFSYEELSKATNDFSIKIGQGGFGAVYYAELRGEKAAIKRMDMQATKEFLAELKVLTHVHHLNLVRLIGYCVEDSLFLVYEYIENGNLSQHLHGSSGLGPLPWQTRMQIALDSARGLEYIHEHTVPVYIHRDIKSANILIDKNFRAKVADFGLTKLSEYGSASLQTRLVGTFGYMPPEYAQYGDVSPKIDVYAFGVVLFELISAKEAVVRTNEYVTESRGLVDLFENVLSQPDPRKDLGKLVDPRLSSDDYSPESVYKMAQLARACTQENPQLRPSMRSIVVALMTLSSSTEEWDVGSFYENHTDLVNLMSGR, from the exons ATGATGCTTGCAGAAGGAAACACACAAATCAAAATGTTCGCCTTCCAtgtatttcttcttcttctatcatTCACAGCCAAAGCTAAGTGTAAACATGGTTGCCTTGCCTTGGCCTCATACAATGTCTTGGATGGTTCAAACCTCACTTACATTAGCTACATCTTTAGCCAACAAATCCCTGAAATTCTCAAGTACAACCCTCAAGTCAAGAACTCTGATAGCCTCCAAACTG TGAACTGCTCTTGCGGTGATGGAAAGATATCAAAGGATTATGGGTTTTTCGTGACATATCCTCTTCGTCCCGGTGAGGGCTTGTCCTCTGTGGCCGCGGAGAGTGGTGTTCCAGCAAGGTTGCTGGAGATGTACAACAAAGGGTCCAACTTTGGTTCAGGCAATGACTTGGTCTTTGTGCCGGCAAGAG atCAAAATGGGACTTTTCCACCATATAAGTCAAG AACAGCTGGTAGGG GTATCTCAAGAGGAGCTATTATTGGTATATGTGCTGGAGGAGCTGCTGCTGCTCTAGCTTTGGCAATTTTCCTATTTTCTCGGGTTTATAGGAGGAAGGTAGTTGAGGCACCATTTCTTTCCACACCGTCTGAAGAGCGCTATCTTCAAATTCAACATACACATG TTTTAGCTTCTGGAATTACTTCTGAGACAACTTCTGATACAGTTGCTCTAGTTAGTGGTTCTTCTCCGGGCCTTATGGGTATAACTGTGGACAAATCAGTGGAGTTCTCATATGAAGAGCTTTCCAAAGCTACTAATGACTTCAGCATAAAAATTGGACAGGGTGGGTTTGGAGCTGTTTATTATGCAGAACTCCGAGGCGAG AAAGCAGCAATCAAAAGGATGGATATGCAAGCAACAAAAGAATTCCTTGCTGAACTGAAGGTTCTAACACATGTTCATCATTTAAACCTG GTGCGCTTGATAGGGTATTGTGTCGAGGACTCCTTGTTCCTAGTGTATGAGTACATTGAAAATGGTAACTTAAGTCAACATTTGCATGGCTCTTCTGGTCTAGGCCCATTGCCATGGCAAACCAGGATGCAAATAGCCTTAGATTCTGCAAGAGGACTAGAATATATCCACGAACACACTGTTCCTGTCTACATTCATCGTGACATCAAGTCAGCAAACATCTTAATAGACAAAAACTTCCGCGCAAAG GTTGCAGATTTCGGGCTAACAAAACTGTCTGAATATGGAAGTGCTTCACTGCAGACACGTCTTGTGGGTACATTCGGATACATGCCTCCAGA GTATGCTCAATATGGTGATGTCTCCCCCAAAATCGATGTTTATGCTTTTGGTGTTGTACTTTTTGAATTAATATCTGCCAAGGAAGCTGTTGTGAGAACAAATGAATATGTTACTGAATCGAGAGGACTTGTTGATTTG TTTGAAAATGTTCTTAGCCAGCCTGATCCGAGAAAAGATCTTGGTAAACTTGTCGACCCCAGGCTCAGCAGCGATGATTACTCACCTGAATCGGTCTACAAG ATGGCGCAACTTGCCAGAGCTTG
- the LOC133729946 gene encoding chaperonin-like RBCX protein 1, chloroplastic: protein MESSAALVPFSQLPSFFPQKPNNRISKAHPSWPSKPRTSLPTRIHCQKMYVPGFGEASPEAKAANNLHSFFTYVAVSIVTAQLESYNTEAYEELMEFLSRNSLNDGDKFCADLMRESSRHQALALRILEVRSAYCKNDFEWDNLKRLACKMVDESNTRLMRDYVLETSHVDNEGK, encoded by the exons ATGGAATCCTCTGCAGCACTTGTGCCATTCTCTCAGCTCCCATCTTTCTTCCCACAAAAACCCAACAACAGAATTAGCAAAGCTCATCCTTCTTGGCCATCCAAACCAAGAACTTCTCTGCCAACTCGCATACACTGCCAAAAGATGTATGTCCCTG GATTTGGAGAAGCGTCCCCAGAAGCAAAGGCAGCCAATAACCTCCATAGTTTCTTCACTTATGTTGCGGTTAGCATTGTCACTGCACAGCTTGAG AGTTACAACACAGAGGCATATGAAGAGCTAATGGAGTTTTTGAGTCGAAACTCATTGAATGATGGAGACAAGTTCTGTGCCGATTTGATGCGAGAATCTTCCAGGCATCAGGCTCTAG CTTTGCGCATTTTAGAG GTTCGATCTGCATATTGTAAAAATGATTTTGAATGGGACAACCTAAAGCGACTGGCTTGCAAG ATGGTGGATGAATCCAACACAAGACTCATGAGAGATTATGTCTTGGAAACAAGTCATGTGGACAATGAAGGAAAGTGA
- the LOC133729945 gene encoding uncharacterized protein LOC133729945 isoform X2 — MHSAISMSKTEVLDSVLNDFSEGYFSLSYENRRKLLVQLAREYDVNRTQVRDLIKQYLGLEPPGTGSDSAHSVGVEEEASLSAFYRIERNLRHALKPMYEVLFERLNTHPGGLKFLSILRADILSILAEDNLASLRALDSYLKEKLSMWLSPAALELHQITWNDPASLLEKIVAYEAVHPISNLIDLKRRLGVGRRCFGYFHPAIPGEPLIFIEVALMKDMAQSVQEVLWDDPPIPECEATCALFYSISSTQPGLSGINLGKFLIKRVITLVRKDMPHISTFATLSPIPGYMQWLLSKLASQSKLAEGEDMPNSSADRSGSTFWENILEPEEERALMDASVEFTTGKNSMEVMLNLLTSANHEWTKSDKLLSVLKPPLMRLCARYLLQEKKRGKALDSVANFHLQNGAMVERINWMADRSEKGLHQSGGIMVNYVYRLGKIEDYSQSYFSTGHIHTSSELSRYVEPFKEPQNRTE; from the exons ATGCACTCTGCAATTTCAATGAGTAAAACTGAAGTCTTGGATTCCGTGCTGAATGATTTCTCAGAG GGATATTTCAGCCTTTCGTATGAGAATCGTCGAAAATTGCTTGTGCAACTTGCCAGAGAGTATGATGTTAATAGGACACAAGTTCGCGATTTGATAAAGCAGTATTTGGGACTTGAGCCTCCTGGAACTGGAA GTGACAGTGCTCACTCAGTTGGCGTTGAAGAGGAGGCATCTCTTTCTGCATTCTACCGCATTGAGAGGAACTTGAGACATGCTCTCAAGCCGATGTATGAAGTGCTATTTGAGCGGCTTAATACGCATCCCGGAGGGTTGAAGTTCTTGTCCATTCTTCGAGCTGATATTTTATCAATTCTCGC AGAAGACAATCTTGCGTCTTTGCGAGCACTGGATTCCTATTTAAAGGAGAAACTTAGTATGTGGCTTAGTCCTGCTGCCTTAGAGCTCCACCAGATCACATGGAATGATCCTGCCTCTTTGCTGGAAAAAATTGTGGCTTATGAG GCCGTGCACCCAATCAGCAATCTTATAGATCTTAAGAGAAGGTTGGGAGTTGGTCGCCGATGTTTTGGATACTTTCATCCAGCAATACCTG GTGAACCCCTTATTTTCATAGAAGTCGCACTCATGAAAGATATGGCTCAATCTGTACAG GAAGTTCTATGGGATGACCCTCCAATTCCTGAATGTGAGGCTACATGTGCATTGTTTTACTCCATATCATCAACTCAG CCTGGCTTGTCGGGGATAAACCTGGGAAAGTTTCTAATCAAACGTGTGATCACACTGGTGAGGAAAGACATGCCACATATTTCT ACATTTGCGACTCTCAGCCCCATTCCAGGGTATATGCAATGGCTCCTATCAAAATTGGCATCCCAGTCAAAACTTGCTGAAGGTGAAGACATGCCAAACTCGTCAGCTGATAGATCTGGTTCCACATTTTGGGAGAACATACTTGAACCAGAAGAGGAAAGAGCACTTATGGATGCTTCTGT GGAATTCACCACTGGGAAAAACAGCATGGAAGTGATGCTCAATTTACTGACTTCGGCAAACCATGAGTGGACCAAGTCTGATAAATTGCTTTCAGTTCTAAAACCCCCTCTAATGCGATTGTGTGCCAG GTACCTTCtgcaagagaaaaagagaggcaAAGCTCTGGATTCTGTTGCAAATTTTCACCTACAGAATGGAGCA ATGGTTGAAAGAATTAATTGGATGGCTGATCGATCAGAGAAAGGCCTTCATCAAAGTGGAGGTATCATGGTGAACTATGTTTACAG ATTGGGCAAAATTGAAGATTATTCTCAGTCATATTTCAGTACGGGGCATATCCATACTTCTAGTGAACTTTCCCGTTACGTTGAG CCATTTAAGGAACCTCAAAATAGAACAGAATAG
- the LOC133729945 gene encoding uncharacterized protein LOC133729945 isoform X1 produces the protein MNKKGLAILMRTRMRPTKNDSAHLARSPLANMVNQTVNGGQSSSGTQKLNALSNTKRDFEVVRESMHSAISMSKTEVLDSVLNDFSEGYFSLSYENRRKLLVQLAREYDVNRTQVRDLIKQYLGLEPPGTGSDSAHSVGVEEEASLSAFYRIERNLRHALKPMYEVLFERLNTHPGGLKFLSILRADILSILAEDNLASLRALDSYLKEKLSMWLSPAALELHQITWNDPASLLEKIVAYEAVHPISNLIDLKRRLGVGRRCFGYFHPAIPGEPLIFIEVALMKDMAQSVQEVLWDDPPIPECEATCALFYSISSTQPGLSGINLGKFLIKRVITLVRKDMPHISTFATLSPIPGYMQWLLSKLASQSKLAEGEDMPNSSADRSGSTFWENILEPEEERALMDASVEFTTGKNSMEVMLNLLTSANHEWTKSDKLLSVLKPPLMRLCARYLLQEKKRGKALDSVANFHLQNGAMVERINWMADRSEKGLHQSGGIMVNYVYRLGKIEDYSQSYFSTGHIHTSSELSRYVEPFKEPQNRTE, from the exons ATGAACAAGAAAGGTTTGGCAATTCTAATGCGAACCAGAATGAGACCCACCAAAAACGATTCAGCTCACCTCGCTCGCTCTCCTCTCGCC AACATGGTTAATCAAACGGTGAATGGAGGCCAATCAAGTAGTGGAACCCAAAAGCTCAATGCTTTAAGCAACACCAAGAG GGATTTTGAGGTTGTAAGGGAGTCCATGCACTCTGCAATTTCAATGAGTAAAACTGAAGTCTTGGATTCCGTGCTGAATGATTTCTCAGAG GGATATTTCAGCCTTTCGTATGAGAATCGTCGAAAATTGCTTGTGCAACTTGCCAGAGAGTATGATGTTAATAGGACACAAGTTCGCGATTTGATAAAGCAGTATTTGGGACTTGAGCCTCCTGGAACTGGAA GTGACAGTGCTCACTCAGTTGGCGTTGAAGAGGAGGCATCTCTTTCTGCATTCTACCGCATTGAGAGGAACTTGAGACATGCTCTCAAGCCGATGTATGAAGTGCTATTTGAGCGGCTTAATACGCATCCCGGAGGGTTGAAGTTCTTGTCCATTCTTCGAGCTGATATTTTATCAATTCTCGC AGAAGACAATCTTGCGTCTTTGCGAGCACTGGATTCCTATTTAAAGGAGAAACTTAGTATGTGGCTTAGTCCTGCTGCCTTAGAGCTCCACCAGATCACATGGAATGATCCTGCCTCTTTGCTGGAAAAAATTGTGGCTTATGAG GCCGTGCACCCAATCAGCAATCTTATAGATCTTAAGAGAAGGTTGGGAGTTGGTCGCCGATGTTTTGGATACTTTCATCCAGCAATACCTG GTGAACCCCTTATTTTCATAGAAGTCGCACTCATGAAAGATATGGCTCAATCTGTACAG GAAGTTCTATGGGATGACCCTCCAATTCCTGAATGTGAGGCTACATGTGCATTGTTTTACTCCATATCATCAACTCAG CCTGGCTTGTCGGGGATAAACCTGGGAAAGTTTCTAATCAAACGTGTGATCACACTGGTGAGGAAAGACATGCCACATATTTCT ACATTTGCGACTCTCAGCCCCATTCCAGGGTATATGCAATGGCTCCTATCAAAATTGGCATCCCAGTCAAAACTTGCTGAAGGTGAAGACATGCCAAACTCGTCAGCTGATAGATCTGGTTCCACATTTTGGGAGAACATACTTGAACCAGAAGAGGAAAGAGCACTTATGGATGCTTCTGT GGAATTCACCACTGGGAAAAACAGCATGGAAGTGATGCTCAATTTACTGACTTCGGCAAACCATGAGTGGACCAAGTCTGATAAATTGCTTTCAGTTCTAAAACCCCCTCTAATGCGATTGTGTGCCAG GTACCTTCtgcaagagaaaaagagaggcaAAGCTCTGGATTCTGTTGCAAATTTTCACCTACAGAATGGAGCA ATGGTTGAAAGAATTAATTGGATGGCTGATCGATCAGAGAAAGGCCTTCATCAAAGTGGAGGTATCATGGTGAACTATGTTTACAG ATTGGGCAAAATTGAAGATTATTCTCAGTCATATTTCAGTACGGGGCATATCCATACTTCTAGTGAACTTTCCCGTTACGTTGAG CCATTTAAGGAACCTCAAAATAGAACAGAATAG